The proteins below are encoded in one region of Clostridium pasteurianum DSM 525 = ATCC 6013:
- a CDS encoding conserved phage C-terminal domain-containing protein — MQFTVYGYNQIKLVELGLDTIDIVLLRYVEKFINSGNMVEKNFKGEIYYWLNYKNIVEDLPILNLKKDAIYRRLRYMTSLNLLKHITVKDKGVYSYYKLGTEYKNLVSKAAAKRGKNLRIFYDDLSEDSVEKTAVPKDGNPYPSGSVSTAPKILHTEQKTPLLEYPFTKDLKNIKKDIQIAAVEYLNSKCGTSYKASSKKIQHLIKKRESEGFTLKDFYKVIDNKSKQWLDTDMEQYLRPETLFGTKFESYLNENSRRENKNAAYKESSGEIRKCEVGFSI, encoded by the coding sequence ATGCAATTTACCGTCTATGGCTATAATCAAATTAAATTAGTTGAACTGGGCCTCGACACCATAGATATTGTACTTTTAAGATATGTTGAAAAGTTCATAAACAGCGGCAACATGGTAGAGAAAAACTTTAAGGGTGAAATTTATTACTGGCTTAACTATAAAAACATAGTAGAAGATCTGCCTATTCTTAATCTTAAAAAAGATGCTATTTACAGAAGGCTTAGATATATGACAAGTCTCAACCTGTTGAAGCACATTACAGTAAAAGATAAAGGTGTATATTCCTATTACAAACTAGGTACTGAATATAAAAATTTAGTTTCCAAAGCAGCAGCTAAAAGGGGTAAAAATCTAAGAATTTTTTATGATGATTTATCTGAAGACTCTGTAGAAAAAACCGCAGTGCCTAAGGATGGAAATCCTTATCCTTCCGGTTCAGTATCCACAGCCCCTAAGATTTTACATACTGAACAAAAGACTCCCTTACTAGAATATCCCTTTACTAAAGATTTAAAAAATATAAAAAAGGATATCCAAATTGCTGCTGTGGAATACTTGAACTCAAAATGTGGTACAAGCTATAAAGCCAGCAGTAAAAAAATACAACATCTCATAAAAAAGAGAGAAAGTGAGGGTTTTACACTAAAAGATTTCTACAAAGTCATAGACAATAAATCTAAACAATGGTTAGACACAGATATGGAACAGTACCTAAGACCAGAAACACTATTTGGTACAAAATTTGAAAGCTATTTAAATGAAAATAGCAGAAGGGAGAATAAAAATGCTGCTTACAAAGAAAGTTCTGGGGAAATCAGAAAATGTGAAGTTGGATTCAGTATATGA
- a CDS encoding InlB B-repeat-containing protein, producing the protein MRKIKRKKAIMIAIIVLFFLSLGGVISVKAYNSYNVKQNLDLGNKYLSDGKYEQAILAFEKVISIEPSNVEARVGLSKAYVALKRFKSAEKVLSEGIRIMEKKPDSRLYSALADVYLKQDKVQDAIKILDEGYSATHDKGIKEQLNDISSRITIQSESIDVQVGKSLSLKLYATDSDGKLLELTGNWMLQNSSLGALTSSKGFNVGFNANSVGSEVIIVKIGSITKRITINVKQHILQSIDIVADKENPVVGESINLKAVGKDQSGKEMDINPTWSVNNDTGSLANPQGTTNTLKLNKNGKVGVNVSQDKVKGSKTITVNKKKYSVATSVSGRGSITASHNADKYDEGTNVKYTAVPQNGWVFKGWQGSVSGSANPITVNINANKTVKAVFVQKQFTLNTNVRGQGTVRRDVNRSSYTNSSVVTLTTSAPSGWKFDHWTGDAAGNSRSIKVLMNSNKNVTAVFVQVPQAPVKSQPILSAPKPEQKPEIKPEPKPAPIPKPESVQEPAPKPEPKPEPLSKPTPAPTYELKTDSSGQGTVTRDVSGDKYQSDSIVTLTATAEEGWYFDHWEGDVTGTTNSVQVTMDKSKTVKAVFVQDEYELTTSTEGQGTVTISPEQDKYLSGSEVTLTATAEEGWYFDHWEGDVTGTTNSVQVTMDKSKTVKAVFVQDEYELTTSTEGQGTVTISPEQDKYLSGSEVTLTATAEEGWHFDHWEGDVTGTANPVQVTMDKSKTVKAVFVQDEYELTTSTEGQGTVTISPEQDKYLSGSEVTLTATAEEGWHFDHWEGDVTGTTNSVQVTMDKSKTVKAVFVQDTIINGKVTDETNDHPIESVTVNVRSGNDVHEGKILETITTDANGKYTINNLSAGNYTLQLSAPGYNTRYYNVIATTGQTIETKSELLPVINDDSIRSILTWNDSVSDLDTHLVTPKQVEVKYSNEDDGESAKLNQDVTDGNGPETITIYNQQPGSYLYSIYNYSGSPEIKTSNAGIKVYRGNTLINTFNISDAEGTGRYWNVFSIDGDTITSINSIADSNKYSLTTEVEGQGTVNENSYVQSNEYTIGSTVTLTAAPDTGWHFDHWEDASGEQIGTDSTLSLTMDSDKTVKAVFLED; encoded by the coding sequence GTGAGAAAGATAAAAAGAAAAAAGGCTATAATGATTGCCATAATTGTACTGTTTTTTTTAAGCCTTGGCGGAGTTATATCTGTTAAAGCCTATAATAGTTATAATGTGAAACAGAATCTTGATTTAGGTAATAAGTACTTATCTGATGGTAAATATGAACAAGCTATACTGGCTTTTGAAAAAGTTATTTCTATTGAACCTTCCAATGTAGAAGCTAGAGTGGGATTATCAAAGGCTTATGTAGCTCTTAAAAGGTTTAAATCTGCTGAAAAAGTTTTATCAGAAGGTATTAGAATAATGGAAAAGAAACCTGATTCAAGGCTTTATAGTGCCCTTGCAGATGTGTATTTAAAACAGGATAAAGTACAGGATGCAATTAAAATACTTGATGAGGGTTATAGTGCTACTCACGATAAGGGTATTAAGGAACAACTGAATGATATTAGTTCAAGAATTACTATACAATCAGAAAGTATAGATGTGCAGGTGGGGAAAAGCTTATCTCTAAAGTTATATGCTACTGATAGTGATGGTAAACTTTTAGAACTTACTGGAAATTGGATGCTTCAAAATTCTTCTTTGGGTGCGTTGACATCTTCAAAAGGATTTAATGTTGGATTTAATGCTAACTCTGTAGGTAGTGAAGTAATAATAGTCAAAATAGGATCAATTACAAAGAGAATAACCATTAATGTTAAACAACATATTTTACAGTCTATTGATATTGTAGCAGATAAGGAAAATCCTGTAGTAGGTGAAAGTATAAATTTAAAGGCTGTTGGTAAAGATCAGAGTGGAAAGGAAATGGATATTAATCCAACTTGGAGTGTTAATAATGACACTGGAAGTTTAGCTAATCCACAGGGGACAACAAATACTTTAAAGCTCAATAAAAATGGAAAAGTAGGAGTGAATGTATCACAGGATAAGGTAAAAGGAAGTAAAACAATTACAGTAAATAAGAAGAAGTATAGTGTTGCTACTAGTGTATCTGGCAGAGGAAGCATTACAGCTTCACATAATGCAGATAAATATGATGAAGGTACAAATGTGAAATATACTGCAGTGCCACAGAATGGCTGGGTGTTTAAAGGATGGCAGGGAAGCGTCAGTGGGTCTGCAAATCCAATAACAGTGAATATCAATGCAAATAAAACAGTAAAGGCAGTATTTGTTCAAAAACAATTTACTCTTAATACAAATGTTAGAGGACAAGGTACTGTAAGGAGAGATGTAAATAGATCTTCATATACGAATAGCAGTGTGGTAACACTTACAACATCAGCACCAAGTGGGTGGAAGTTTGATCATTGGACTGGTGATGCTGCTGGAAATTCAAGGTCAATTAAAGTACTTATGAATAGTAATAAAAACGTAACAGCAGTATTTGTACAAGTTCCACAAGCACCAGTTAAATCTCAGCCGATATTGTCAGCACCAAAGCCTGAGCAAAAGCCTGAAATAAAACCAGAGCCAAAACCTGCTCCAATACCGAAGCCAGAGTCAGTTCAGGAACCGGCACCAAAACCTGAACCGAAGCCAGAGCCTTTATCAAAGCCAACTCCGGCACCTACTTATGAATTGAAGACAGATAGCAGTGGGCAGGGAACAGTTACGAGAGATGTATCAGGTGATAAATATCAAAGTGACAGTATAGTAACCTTAACAGCAACAGCAGAAGAAGGCTGGTATTTTGATCACTGGGAAGGTGATGTAACAGGGACTACAAATTCAGTACAAGTAACAATGGACAAATCAAAGACTGTGAAAGCAGTGTTTGTACAAGATGAATATGAATTGACCACAAGTACTGAAGGACAGGGAACTGTTACAATATCTCCTGAACAGGATAAATATCTAAGTGGTAGTGAAGTAACCTTAACAGCAACAGCAGAAGAAGGCTGGTATTTTGATCACTGGGAAGGCGATGTAACAGGAACTACAAATTCAGTACAAGTAACAATGGACAAATCAAAGACTGTGAAAGCAGTGTTTGTACAAGATGAATATGAATTGACCACAAGTACTGAAGGACAGGGAACTGTTACAATATCTCCTGAACAGGATAAATATCTAAGTGGTAGTGAAGTAACCTTAACAGCAACAGCAGAAGAAGGATGGCACTTTGATCACTGGGAAGGCGATGTAACAGGAACAGCGAATCCAGTACAGGTAACAATGGACAAATCAAAGACTGTGAAAGCAGTGTTTGTACAAGATGAATATGAATTGACCACAAGTACTGAAGGACAGGGAACTGTTACAATATCTCCTGAACAGGATAAATATCTAAGTGGTAGTGAAGTAACCTTAACAGCAACAGCAGAAGAAGGATGGCACTTTGATCACTGGGAAGGCGATGTAACAGGGACTACAAATTCAGTACAAGTAACAATGGACAAGTCCAAGACTGTGAAAGCAGTATTTGTACAAGATACAATAATTAATGGAAAAGTTACAGATGAGACTAATGACCATCCAATTGAAAGTGTTACTGTGAATGTTAGAAGTGGAAATGATGTTCATGAGGGAAAGATACTAGAAACCATAACTACTGATGCTAATGGAAAGTATACTATTAACAATCTGTCAGCAGGTAACTACACATTGCAGCTTTCAGCACCAGGTTATAATACAAGATACTATAATGTAATAGCTACTACAGGACAAACTATAGAAACTAAAAGTGAATTACTTCCAGTAATAAATGATGATAGCATAAGAAGTATACTTACCTGGAATGATTCAGTGAGTGATTTAGATACTCACTTAGTTACTCCAAAACAAGTTGAAGTTAAGTATAGTAACGAAGATGATGGAGAATCCGCTAAATTAAATCAAGATGTAACAGATGGAAACGGTCCTGAAACTATTACAATTTACAATCAGCAGCCAGGAAGTTACTTATACAGTATTTATAATTACTCTGGTTCACCAGAAATAAAGACATCAAATGCAGGTATTAAAGTTTATAGAGGGAATACACTTATAAACACATTTAATATATCTGATGCGGAAGGAACTGGCAGGTACTGGAATGTATTCAGTATAGATGGCGACACAATAACATCTATTAACAGTATTGCAGATTCAAATAAGTATTCATTGACTACTGAAGTAGAAGGACAGGGAACTGTTAATGAAAATTCATATGTACAGAGTAATGAGTACACAATTGGCAGTACAGTGACTTTGACAGCAGCACCAGATACAGGCTGGCATTTTGATCACTGGGAAGATGCATCAGGAGAACAAATAGGAACTGACAGTACATTGTCATTGACTATGGATAGTGATAAGACTGTAAAAGCAGTATTTTTAGAAGATTAG